One genomic region from Williamwhitmania sp. encodes:
- a CDS encoding rhomboid family intramembrane serine protease — protein MNGFSRGYSSTPPVLKNIILINVVLFLAMLVLEKSGIDLTQYLGLFYPGSTFFRPYQFITHMFMHAGWEHIFFNMFGLWMFGRILEQVWGSKRFLIFYMVTGLGAAAMQTFVNYLLISSTLHDYTAMMNSFGPQAFDAFVQHHFPEYRNAIYEQITAGWLSNEHSAVFASQAKDAANQLITMMVNIPTVGASGAIFGVLLAFGMLFPNTQLMLIFPPIPMKAKYFVAGYGAIELFLGLSQPGSHIAHFAHLGGMLFGFFLIKYWQKTTKTFY, from the coding sequence ATGAACGGTTTTAGCAGAGGATACTCCTCAACCCCACCTGTTCTAAAGAACATTATTCTTATTAACGTGGTACTCTTTTTGGCAATGCTTGTGCTTGAAAAATCAGGCATTGACCTCACGCAGTATCTTGGCCTATTCTATCCTGGATCCACCTTCTTCAGGCCATACCAGTTTATCACCCACATGTTTATGCATGCAGGGTGGGAGCACATCTTTTTCAACATGTTCGGTTTGTGGATGTTTGGGAGGATACTAGAGCAGGTTTGGGGAAGCAAGCGATTTCTCATATTCTACATGGTAACCGGCTTAGGTGCTGCCGCTATGCAAACCTTTGTGAACTACCTGCTCATCTCCTCTACCCTTCACGACTACACTGCGATGATGAACTCCTTTGGGCCGCAAGCGTTTGATGCCTTTGTTCAACATCACTTCCCCGAATATCGAAATGCGATTTATGAGCAGATAACTGCAGGCTGGCTCAGCAATGAGCATAGTGCTGTATTTGCATCACAGGCCAAAGATGCTGCTAACCAACTAATAACCATGATGGTTAACATTCCTACAGTGGGAGCATCGGGCGCCATCTTTGGTGTGCTGCTTGCATTCGGCATGCTTTTCCCAAATACGCAGTTGATGCTTATATTTCCACCAATCCCAATGAAGGCGAAGTACTTTGTTGCTGGTTATGGTGCCATTGAACTCTTTCTTGGCCTTTCGCAACCAGGAAGCCACATAGCTCACTTTGCGCATTTAGGTGGTATGCTCTTCGGATTTTTCCTCATAAAGTATTGGCAAAAAACCACTAAAACATTTTACTAG